CTCCAAATATTAACATGTAAATTTGCCATGAGATGGAGGGTTCAATGAATAGCGTAAAAATCCCTTGTTAAAAAGAGACAACACCTTTATAAGACAGAATGAAATTCCTGGTATGTTCActgtgcaaaaaataaaaaacaaaatgaacaaaacaaaaaaagcatatGAACATTAACACTTTCAACAACATAATACGTATATCCCATTCTAGACTGACATGCATCAAAAAAATCATTTATGATTCAGAGCTTGAAAGATTGAGTTCTTCTAATGACCCTTTGCACACAAGAAGGGGATCTGCATACGTcgaaaaaataaaatgcagcaaGAACTACCAAACGAAAACTCCCAACACAGTATTATGCATGGTTAAGTTCAACACACTGTGCAGGCTTTCCCTACAGACTACTACTTGGCAGTTCACAGTGTTTTCATGGGTCTACTACATAACTGGCAGTGAAAATATAACATAGTGCCCCCGGCATGTGCTCAAGACTGGGCAGTTAAGCTGAGAAAGGACACACAGAGCTTGACAGACAGCTCTTTGTAAAAAGTAACAACAACTAAAACAACAACTTTAAAAATATAAATCCTATCGTCTTTTCATGTCCAAAAAATCCTGCTCCTCTATATTGTTGTGCAGCAGTTCAGAGTTCAGGCACCTATACAGGACAGAAGAGCTGGATGTGCAAGCCTTTTTTTCTGTAACATGCTCAatcgttgtttttgtttttcagatttttttcttgtgtgcctGTTCGCCCTtctatgtctgtttttttttttttaaatgtccgtaGTCATGTAGTGTCACCATCTCCACTCCGCTTTTATGAATCTTCATTCATCTCCTGGCTGTCGGTCCGGGCGATTTTCCGGGGTGGCGGTGGGCTCCCTGTCTCGCCTTGCTCCTGCTCCCGTTTCTTAGCCGCATTCTGCAATTTGTTCAAAGAATAGAGTAGTACAGAAAGCCTTCGTCAGTACAATGAGATTTAACCCTTTAACATGCTACAGATCCCATAGAACTCTgtgtgacatcatagtgagaactcAAACTTTtgtcaaaattctaatcacatacgtGATGGTACTCTTCAAAGGGCCACAGGTGCCCACAACataaataatataggcctactgtaaccaTTCAACATCTCCTTGCCAATACACATACAGTGGGTAAACTTACTTAAAATTCCTCTAGCAAAACAAAGCCATAGATCCCCCTATATTAAGAGGCTTACGACTTGCATTATGTAAGCGGCTAAACCTTTTTTCTATAACTGTAggtgaaatgtatttgtacacgCTCCCATTCCCATACCTTTTTATCCCATTGCTGGTGAAGATAGCGCAAGAGGATATTCGTTTTTTCCGTCACAATAACTGTAAAGAGTTAAATAGAGAACATTACAAACATTCCTGTCAGTACATTTACGTAGTGTAAATTATATGCCTTATTCTAGGCATGGATCCTAATTGTTGATCATGACCAAAACacaatgttttgttgttgttgcaaacACCTACTCTGTTCTGATGGATATTCTCTTGTTGGAAGATAGACAGATGGTCTTCTATTCTGTAACCAAACACAATACAAAGATACTTCAACACCCAAGACATATCCACTTACGACATGTATTGTACATGTAAACAAATGGTTCACATTATTACCGATGCCTTGCACACAGAGTCTGCATGGAACCTGCTGAAATTGGATTTGTTGTAGACAGGAAGACCTTTCAAAAAATCTGCCTGCAGAAAAAACAAGAGAGACGAAGGTCGGTGGTTTACAATTTTTGAAGATGCAACTCAAGGGGATTGGAACTCTGTTGATCAAGTCGTGTGGAGTCAACATGTTTTTGACAGTCAGATTTGGCGTAATCATCAACAGTACCCATGAAGGAAAACAGTAAAATGCGTCTCGAGACAACGACGAAAGCCAACAAATACAGGAAAAATTCACATTTTTTGCGAGTTGTCCTAATATTTACTTTTTCCTCCCAGCACTGACTTCTGGCAGCCGCATCATCTTCTACGTGTAGAACTAATGTACCATGGGCGTTCCCTGTCCAACACGAATCTTGAGATATGAAGCCGTGTCCTCTATGACTTATTGCACTTAAATTGCCAGCGTTATATAACCGAATCAGTTAACATTCCTGTGAAACAATTAACGTTGCACTGAATTAAATACCTCTAGCTGTCAAATTGGTCCATTGCACCAAAGCAGAGCATGGCTCCTACCTTCATCACGTTTTACAGACAACAACGCCCAGTAAGATGTAAACGGCTGTGGCAAAATAACAGGCACACAACACTTTTAATTCTTAAATCGATATCGAAAAACTGCTTGCCAATACACCATAGTTTTGGTTGCAGTACATAACGTTGATAACTAGCTAGCACTGTCTAGCTAGGCCACTGGCTAACACGTTACCTTGTCCATCTTGCTGCTTCGCATATGTCCACACACTCAAGGCAGTCTCCAAAGGCTGatgccaccaccacacaccaaatAGAACAGTCAAGACAGCGAGGAGATGGCCAACTTCGAATATGGTCCAAAGTACTGATATTCAGGCCAAAACGAACAGATCCGACTAAAGAGCAATGCGTAAACAAGCTATGTGGTTTAGCCACACCAGAAGCAACATGCTAGCTGAGCTACAGTTAACGTCAACTTTAGGTACAATGTAACAGGACAAGTGTAATAGCAACGATGTCCAGAGCCAGTTTACATTTTCACATGGTACCTAAGATCAACAGTAATCATGTCAACATAGCTCATTTCGCGTGTTCAGCGTTACATTTGGTATTGCATTAGATATTTTACCACAACACCCACCATTTTTTCTGCCTGGTCAACGCAAGCACTCTCTTGTTGTGGCTACACCCACTGGCTTTCCATTGGATGGAGTAAATTAAGACAACTGCTATCTCATTGGTATTCACCCAACAATCCCGCCCCATAGATAGGTTGCGTCTCTGTTCGTACTtgcgctttctttctctctctctctctctctccatggtaaACCTACAGCAGTCTCTACCCATTACCTTTAGAGAAACATAACTTAATGAAAACTAATTGAAATATTACACATTTGATGAACCTAGTTTAACTTTTGCCCAGCCTACATCTGAGACTACGCATGTGAAAGCTCAACTGgcaaactccagctcccattgtcattgtgacagggaacacaaaagtgaacactgcacacaaataaattgcatttatgcctcatctgtgcaaggcGGCAGCCCCCAATGCCGCCCAGAAGGGAGCAGTATGGCACGGTAGCCTAtgcttagtcatggaggaggatgggtgagagcactggttaattactggtgATTAGGCCTACACCAACCTGGCTGAtagggattcgaaccggcaacctttgagctacaagtctgatgccctaactgcttacccataacCATGACCAGGCTGTAACTACACAGATGATGCATGTATGtaaatcagggatgggcaacttttacgATGAGGAAGGGCACGTTTTctcatcgccaccatcggagggccacatgaccacgcagAGTtgagttggttgctcactgactgtccATATTGAAAAGAAGCAATAgaaaactctatactcaatactCCATTGGCCGGGCCCACAGACAGTATAATAGTTTTTGTAACTTGTGCTGCCTTGTAACTTGTGCTGCCACCACTTGTAACCTgtaagagatttttaatctcaatggGTCCATTTTCCTGGGagaataaaggtaaaaaaaaaaaaattacaacaaattgatTCAGTTGTCGTGGGGCACTCATCGGAGAAAaaccctgtgtctgtgtcttttgcAGCCATTTCAGCACACTTCTTTGTAAAAAAACATGCCACGTCTCCTTTTTCAGTTTGGTAAAGGAGAGGAATCAGCTGTTTTGTGTATGCTCTCACAATGGTTTCTATAGTCGGAAAATAATGGATGGTACTCTCAAGAGACTTTGGCCTAGGCCTTCCTTTCCAAGATTTTTCCGTCTTCAATAGAGTCCTGCAGCAGGATTGGTGTCTCCTTCCCTTGCACTTGTGGATGAGGTCCTTGATCAAAAAGGTTATGTTTAAGGTTAACACCAGGAAAAGGAAATACACGTAGACTATCACAAACAGATGAaacatgtgtgacggaggtcttcctgcatCTGTTCGTCTCCCttggggattcgaaccagcgacctcgtcaactacattggtTTGGAAATGGggggcacagtacgataccactggactaaaggaccagtcccccagcccaacagcATCAACAATGTATGAGGCTttctggagggaggtttactaaccttccaaaccaactctgctagttagcctcagttacactctcccccttaaacctgattcccaatccgggtcacggcaccactgtgacagaggtcttcctgcacctgttcgtccccctctgggatgcgaacctgcgacctcgtcaactacatggattcggaaatgggaggcacagtacgatacagcatcgacactgtatgaggcttttgggAGGAACACCCATTtttggtgttgagaaggatacagacgagagggggagggggttgcttagttgctattgggggtGGAATTTGTCCCTTTGAGAGacgttggcaagcttatgatgaggtcaagggacattttggaggccaagggggcttttgttcaaaaaaggttgagaactattGACTtaaaacagggatgtcaaactcaggcccggggaccaAATCTGGCCCGTGGAGTTATTTAAgttggcctgcaagatcattgtAACATATACtgtaataagacttgaacatgaaatttggtgtgtcacaggaatatgagtgggcccaggccagtggAAAAAGCTCACACagtcatatgcaacagaatatgtgcaggcagcCATATTttttatgatgggaatctgtttgcgAAATGTAAATGTATGACTATATAAATATGTGTATGCACAGAATATAGGCAGCCATATTTTTATggtgggaatctgtttgtgaaatgtaAATATGATTATGTAAATATGTGTTTGCACAATTTAAGTCCAATTATTCAAAAACACATCATTGCATTTGCACCCATACTTCATTCCAGATGTTTCAGTTAGAATCACCTGGCCTATGCAGTCTACATTTTGTCCACAAGGTGACAGCAAACTACAAAAGACAGCCAGGCAGGTGCACGGGACAGGATGACGTTGCCCAAGAGATGTCATGTCTCTGGCAAGTCATTCATCTGGCAGGCAAATGATTTGGGGTGCGTGAGTAGATTTCATAGAACGTACGGAAATTAACTTAACAAAATACATTCACCGCGGCCAGACCCAAATGGAGACTCAACTAGATAGATACCAAGTTGCATTTTGGATGTTTTATTTCGTGGTAAAGGCTGGGGGCTCATGACTAGCCGGCTACCAAGAGTGTGTTCCATtttccacactgtgcactgtgatacagtgcactttccaccctcaacttaagggcaaaatttgagggtgaagtgcaggtccaattcacgttctgtccaattcacgttctgtttATTAATTCCTCATATGTTTTGGCCATCTTTAACTTAAACTGCAGGCCACTGAAATCATCCTGTAACACAGTTCTGGTTGTTTTTAAACTTCCCTCCTTACATCACCAgatcacaaaatacaaaaattcaGATCACATAGGCTATTATACCATTCAACATAACATCATACAAcatctctgttttctttttttttcaagcttCACAAGTCCAGTCTTTTTGGCTTGATGACAGGTCTgccttagcctggcgacgccatccgatgtactccacccaaagattttggctccgcacgtcgtctggcaaaagcctcaagctcggttctctcagtgtttagccaatcagaaaACAGTTGAGATTGCTGACGCAGAACTCAACCGCgatgtccgttactgattggttaaggtaactgtattcatactttcattttgttatttgtatgcttttgggacgctatatcgtaacaggcacgctaataaagcacaatgggcacaatatgggttttaatttaaatggtagagtaagatcagaccatctcccaccctccatggagacggatttctcatggcttttgccagactgattgaccgagtcaacagtcggcttttcgcccaggctaggtctGTCTGACCCGGTTCGGGTAATTGGAGGCGACTCTTGTGAGGGTGAAGTgaaggtccaattcacgttctgtctgatacacttcacggaaatgacggttgttgcgtgtcatcagagtttaccaaccgccaatatacaattcatcacggaggacactgttcctt
This is a stretch of genomic DNA from Engraulis encrasicolus isolate BLACKSEA-1 chromosome 6, IST_EnEncr_1.0, whole genome shotgun sequence. It encodes these proteins:
- the LOC134451087 gene encoding DET1- and DDB1-associated protein 1 — translated: MRSSKMDKADFLKGLPVYNKSNFSRFHADSVCKASNRRPSVYLPTREYPSEQIIVTEKTNILLRYLHQQWDKKNAAKKREQEQGETGSPPPPRKIARTDSQEMNEDS